The following are encoded together in the Triticum dicoccoides isolate Atlit2015 ecotype Zavitan chromosome 6B, WEW_v2.0, whole genome shotgun sequence genome:
- the LOC119326081 gene encoding uncharacterized protein LOC119326081, which translates to MSTAAASRPSGPILLSPFPNYQSASLSRVKLSVAGSPVKSFSVSSPPSSPTTAPKIRRSCMCSPTNHPGSFRCSLHKERKQEVPAAGSCSKPASPPSPPANSKLTASPFAQLVPRGSGSSKRSYSGLAQRIPMGSGHWARKALVPSHAVQQLQHRKRVVERFHAGPSPLSAASMAGRSNQ; encoded by the coding sequence ATGTCTACGGCGGCTGCATCCCGGCCCAGCGGCCCCATCCTTTTGAGTCCCTTTCCCAACTACCAATCCGCCTCGCTCTCCCGCGTCAAGCTCTCCGTCGCCGGCTCGCCGGTCAAGTCCTTCAGCGTCTCGTCTCCCCCCTCctcccccaccaccgcccccaagaTCCGTCGGTCCTGCATGTGCTCCCCGACGAACCATCCCGGCTCGTTCCGCTGCAGCCTCCACAAGGAGCGCAAGCAGGAGGTCCCGGCCGCCGGCAGCTGTAGCAAGCCCGCCTCACCGCCTTCGCCGCCTGCGAATTCGAAGCTCACGGCGAGCCCGTTCGCGCAGCTCGTCCCCAGAGGCAGCGGCAGCTCTAAACGCTCATACAGCGGGCTGGCGCAGCGCATCCCCATGGGGAGCGGGCACTGGGCACGCAAGGCGCTCGTGCCGTCCCACGCGGTGCAGCAGCTGCAGCACCGGAAGCGAGTGGTGGAGCGGTTCCACGCCGGGCCCAGCCCGCTCTCCGCCGCCTCCATGGCCGGCCGCAGCAACCAGTAA